tttatctgaatttagaagcaagaaatttctggacatccagtccttgatgtccctaagacatgcctgaagtttaactaacggttctgtttcatccggcttcatagacaagtagagctgcgtatcatcagcatagcaatgaaagtgtatgccgtgattgtggattatacttcccaacggctgcatgtataaactgaacaagattggccctagcactgaaccctgcggaacaccataacaaacccttgactgttctgaagaaacttcatgtacatgaacaaactggaacctgtcagatagatatgatttaaaccaacgtagagctgtctctttaatcccaacaacatgctctaacctgtgcagtaaaatgccatgatcaacagtgtcaaaagcagcactgaggtccagtagaaccaatatggacactaatcccttatctgaggccataaggaggtcattcgtaactcctttctatacaaatagtcacataactggcttgaaactgccttttccagaattttagatacaaatggaaggttggaaattggcctataattagctaaggtgtctgggtcaagagaaggttttttaagtaaagggtttaattactgccactttgaaaacctgtggtacatatcctaagcttagggataggttgaattggtccagtattgtcgtaccaataagagaaaacagatactactggtactactggtgccataactggtactataactggtactactggtactataaccagtactactggtactataactggtactactggtaccacaactggtactacaactggtactactggtaccacaactggtactacaattggtactataactggtactacaactggtactactggtactataactggtaatataactggtactactggtactataattggtactattactggtactacaactggtactactggtactacaactggtactataacttgtactataactggtactataactggcacTACAAAtggtactactagtactataagtggcactataactggtactataactggtactactggtactacaattggtactactggtactacaactggtacttttatcttttatggtgtggtctgctggagcagcagcagagaggaacagactggacaaggtggtgaggaaagcgggctctgccctgtactgtattagtagtagtactagctctgtcctgggctgtagtagtagtactagctctgtcctgggctgtagtagtagtagtagtagtagctctgtcctgggctgtagtagtagtagtagctctgtcctgggctgtagtagtagtactagctctgtcctgtactgtagtagtagtactagctctgtcctgtactgtagtagtagtactagctctgtcctgtagtgtagtagtagtacttgctctgtcctgtgctgtagtagtagtacttcctctgtcctgtagtgtagtagtagtactagctctgtcctgttctCCATCCAGTGGAGGCGGTGGGGGAGaagaggatggtggctaagctgtcatctatcagcaccatggagagctccgtcagcaccatggatagctccatcagcaccatggagagctccatcaggaccatggagagctccatcagcaccatggagagctccatcaggaccacggagagctccatcaggaccatggagagctccatcaacaccatggagagctccgtcagccccatggacagctccatcagcaccatggagagctccatcagtgaccggcttcgtctCCCTCCATGCATCACTGAGAGGCAggtcctccccgctgccatcagactgtacaaccaggctgatcaccgtagcaacggacaataataataacaacaataacatgtgcaataacaacatgtgcaatatctgtctgtctacctcacacacatcctacctactacaactggtactaaaactggtactacaactggtagtaTAGCtgttactacaactggtactacagctggtactacaactggtactacaactgttactataactggtactactggtactctAACTGTTACTACAACtgatactacaactggtactactggtactacaaccggtactactggtactataaatggtactacaactggtactactggtactatagctggtactacaactggtactacgaGTGGTTCTACTAgaactacaactggtactataactggtactactggtactacaactggtaatactggtactggtactataactggtaatacaactagtactacaactggtactacaactggtactactggtactataactggtattaTTAGTACTACAacgggtactactggtactacaactggtactactggtactttaacttgtactacaactggtactataactggtactacaactggtactacttgtactataactggtactataactgggactacaactggtactactggtactttaacttgtactacaactggtactacaactggtactactggtactataactggtactactggtactataactggttttactggtactacaactggtactactggtactataactggttttactggtactacaactggtactactggtactataactggttttactggtactacaactggtactactggtactatagctggcactactggtactacaacagtctcctttgttgtttgttttagcTTCAACACACTGTTCAAAAGCTCTGATGAATGTCCTGAATTGCATTGGATCTCCATCAAAAACTGGAATTTCTCTGTGTGGCAGAAATTGAGAGTTCTGCGCCTGTACCATGAGTGCTGTTATTTCATTCTGTCTTTGTAACAGACTGTAGAGATCAACAGATACTTGAGGATTGTCTTGAAATTGTGTTGCTTGCTGACCAGCAGAATTTAAGTGTGCTTGATGTGGGTTTGATTGATtagttgcatttttatttttatgcttgtCCATTTCCAGTGTTTTTTCCTGTGTTGCATGGCTATTAGCAAACATTGAATATCTTGGCTGAGATGTGTCCTTTTTGTTGTGGGTAGTATGTTTCAGAATGAGGATTGACTGTTCCTTTTTTGACATAGGAATTCATTCCATCCGAATTTGCCTCTGAAACACTGCCATGACGTGAGGTGTTTAGCACTGCTAATTTTGCTGCAGTCGCTGCTAATTCAATTTCAATGTCCAGTTTCTCCCTTTCTCTCCTCAGTTGCTCCGCCCGCTTCTCCAAAGCATGTTTTTCCTGTATTGCAGCAGCACGTGCTTTAAGTGCAGCCTTTTCTGCCTCTGCTCGAACCCATGCAGATGACCAGAACTTTTGCTGGAGGTATTGGACTGTACATTTGAAATGCTGTCATGAGGCTCCACATCAACCTCATCATCATTAGCAGCACTGTCAGCTTGGATACCACCTTCATTGTAAACCAACCATTTGTTTACATCAATAGCAAAGTCAGTGACACTGAGCATTTTTACCTTGAACCACATGTCATGTTTGTCCACCTCATATTTCGGTAATAAACCCATcaaaaagtttttcttttgcttCATAAAACAGAGCATTAAACTTTGCAAATGTACCGTTCACCTCTTTTGCAAAATGTTCACCATTCATCAAACCAACAATTGTTTCTTTGAGATACCTTGCTTTGTTTAATTTCAACTTAGTTTCTTTTTCTAGGCAAGCAATTTTCCCCAGAAGCACTTTTCCTGTCAGTTTAACAGTCCTTTCACTTTTTACAGCTGAGTCTGTATTACTCGCATCAACTGGTGGCTCTTCAGTATCGGACTTGCGTTCTTCATCCATAGTCAGTTTACACACAGTCTCATACAAGCACACTTGGTTCGTTTAAACAGTCACAACCAATGCATTGGATTTTACACACAAAGTTAGTGTGCACACACCTTATCCCAACGGCCACTCCTTGTTGGTAGCGCTACACATACCTTGCGTTGGCCGGCACACAGCTGATCAGAGGCGCCGCCACGGGGCAGGCAACCCAGGGAATTGCCTAGGGCCCCGAGCTGAAGGGGGCCCCGAGGGACGGCTGACGACAAAATAACAGAACTACTTTAGACGCTGCAACCACAAGGCATTAGAAATGCCCCACCCAGGGCCATTTCCAAGTTGTCACTGGCTAGTGGATAGTAGGGGGCCTGACAGACGGCTGATATCGCTCCATATCAGCGACACAACTTGAAACCCCCATAGACACTGCAAGGACAGTCAAGAATCTCCCTATTGGGGTGCCCTTAATAGCCAGCATCGACGTGCAGAAATAGTGAttgacaatttgaaaaaaaattaaccgAACGAAcagtacatgaaaaaaaaaaaaaaagaggaggaaaagaatAAAAGTGACAGTGGTAAGAGGGAATGTGTAAGCTATGTGtgttacattataaaaaagTATTGCTGCAAGCCAGCCTGCCACTATATCCCAAACTCCCAGTCATCCATCAAGCAACTTTACTGCACATTAAAGTCTGTGTAAAGTGAATTCAGCCATTTTCTTCTAAACACATTCATAGCCACATAATACTTGTATGTTAGTAGGTATGTAAAGTTTGCATGAAGAaagttatccatccatccattgtccaccgcatcatccgagtccgggtcgcgggggcagcagtcggagcagggatccccagacttccctctccccggacacctccaccagctcttccggggggactccaaggcgttcccaggccagccgagtgacgtagtcactccagcgtgtcctgggtcttcctcggggcctcctcccggtgggacatgcccggaacacctcacgagggaggcgtccagggggcatcctatacaggtgcccgagccacctcagctggctcctctcgatgtggaggagcagcggctctactccgagctcctcccgggtgacagagctcctcaccctatctctaagggagcgccccgccaccctgcggaggaaactcatttcggccgcttgtatctgggatcccgttctttcggtcatgacccagagttcatgaccataggtgagggtgggaacgtagatcgaccggtaaatcgagagctttgcctttcggctcagctccttcttcaccacgacggaccgatacaatgaccgcattactgcggccgccgcaccgatccgcctgtcgatctcgcgctccgttctcccctcactcgtgaacaagaccccaagatacttaaactcctccacctgaggcaggaactctacccccgacctggagggtgcaagccacctttttccggtcgagaaccatggcctcagacttagaggtgctgattctcatccctgctgcttcacactcggctgcaaaccgccccagtgcatgctgaaggtcctggctcgagggagccaacaagaccacatcatctgcaaaaagcagagatgaaatcaagtggctcccgaaccgtaccccctccggcacttggctgcgcctagaaatcctgtccataaaaataatgaacagaaccggtgacaaagggcagccctgccagagTTCAACACACACCGgaaacaggtctgacttactgccggcaacgcgaaccaagctcctgctccggtcatacagggaccgtacagccctcagcagagggcctccgaccccatactctcggagcaccccccacaggatgccacgtgggacacagtcgaaagccttctccaagtccacaaaacacatgtggactggttgggcaaactcaacacatgtggactggttgggcaaactctgAAGAaagttatgttatttattatttatcttaATTGTTTAATAAAAGATTGTGTTACTGATCTGTGTTCCTGGACTTCATTCATCATGATTCTGGGGGGCCCCATGGTCTCTCTTGCCCGGGGGAAGTCTAGAAACACCCCTGCACGTTCCTACAGGATCCAGACGGAGAGTGGATTGTCTTTGAGGAGGAACCGTACAGATCTTCAACTACAGCCGACTGGAGAGAACACAACAGCTCAGGAGACGGTTCAGGAGGACATGGCTGAATCAACAGAACCAGCTGACAGCGGGCCTGACCACGCTGACAGTCCAACTGCAGCATCTGCATCACCAGCTGCTGAGAGACTCTCCAGATTGATGAAATCACCAGCTATAGAAAGacagtctagaccaggggtgtaggactccagtcctcgagggccggtgtcctgcatgttttagatgtttcactgctttaacacacctgattttaaTGAATCattgtcaccagcttgtcatcaaagtctggatagttctgttgatgacacagctccttgtatcacggtttcgtaaaaaagggacacatctaaaacatgcaggacaccggccctcggggactggagtccgacaccccagCCACCTACGAGGTTGATTGAGAGTTGCTGAATAAGAATGGACTGTTTAGTATTATAAGTTGCTGAAAAGGAGCTGAAAAGGAGCAACATGGACTGTTTATAGTTTAATACTTAccggaaaaaaaagagagactttCAGGATTTTTATTCCTACCTCTGTTTTGAGTCACAGtcttgtttattaaaaaaaaaaaaaaagaaaaagaaaattgttgACACGATTCTAAATTGTTGTTTTGAATACTTGAAGTTTGCACTTTAAtatagacccctttccagcctacgtcatcataggatgcgcgcgcattgttgcggcggAAGTGCTGAAGAAGTTGCATGAGTTTGACTAGAGCGagggaagatttgtttcttaagttgCGTTTTTGGAGTTGCAGTAACGTTATAGAAGAACAACATGCCCACCAGCTGTTGTGTGTACGGGTGTACAAATCGAAATCCCGAGGAACGTAATTTTTTTGCAATTCCCAGAGGAAACAGGCCATTTCAAAAGCACCGTAGGAGCCTGTGGCTGCAAGTAAAAGAACCGAATGGACCGAGGATCATCAAGAATCATATCTGGTGAGTTATCGTGGCTATCTGGTTTAGCTTTACTTGAATGTCTTTAATTGAGTAACTGTAGGTAGAGTAAGTGTATTGTAAGTGTTTGCTACCATAGACTGTAAGTTTACTACTGATGCTGGTACTAACTCATACAGCTGAGAGCTTCAGTGTGGtgtacataataataattaatattattaatattataggTTCCATGGGTGTACAGCAGCTCCACGTAACTTAACAGCTTTAACTCTAGCATCATTGTTGTTTAGGATGTGTGCCCTGGTTGTCTTTTCTCTGATTTCAGCATCTCAGAACACTTAAGAAACTTGAAAAGTGGTTATCTGGTGTTATTTGGCTAATGtgtatctttatttttacaGGTGAGATCTCACTGGACCACGAGAGTCCTGATTTTGTGCCCTCTATTTTTTCATACACTAAACAAAACCAAGACCCAGATGCaaagatcaaaaggtaaaatacaataaatgagacctagctgtttgtgtttttagcttAACCTAATGACATGATTAACTCATGAATATTAAGGGTTTACTTATTTTGGTATTAAGCAAAGCATAACCTATAATTAAGATGGGAATGTATTGTATTACAGCTTGAGATcagtatttttgttcatttgagtttttttatgtgaaggtaccaaagaaaaaagaaatggagtgaAAGACTTCTGTTTGCTCCACCAAACcaacctgctcctgctcctggaaCTCCAGAGGAATCACCAGCATGGATCACAGTCCTAGTAACTCCAGAGGAAGTCACCAGCATGGATCACAGTCCTAGTAAGTGTAGCCACTGTTGTCATTTCAAGTCTCATTGTATGTATAATGGTTCAACCATGTTGAGTATTCTCCCCCTATGCTGATCTCCACATCCATTCTTTTCTTTACAACCCATATTTATGCACAGTGTAGACTAACACAGTTGCAATTAATCTTAGGTCTATGTATGTGACAAATAAAATCTCCTTGTCCCTGTCCTTTTCTCCTCTCCtattcacaactgtcctctactGATTCCAATGCCCCTCTTATGTTCTCTATAcacctctccatccatccatccatccatccatctcgtcTTCAATTCTCAACTGTTCTCTTTTCTGCTAAAGCTGAAGAGGACATCCCAGTCACGAGGACAGAATACAATGAGCTGAACCTGAGGTACACTGAGCTGAAGAGTGACCACGTCAACCTGCAGGAAAAGTATCAACAGCTGCGAGATGAAAATGAGAGACTTAAagaggagctgaagaagtcTACATTTTCATACTCAAATATTAAGTGGAACATGGTACAACTGTTGTTTATCACTAGAATAACATCTGTGCTCTTTGACTTTGTGCACCAAAATTGCAGgaagtgtaaaaatattcagCAACAAGCTCTCTCTACAGGATCAGCTTTTGATAGTGTTAATGAAATTAAGGTTGCAGCTCATGGTGCCACCCTTCGCATTCCAGCTTTCACCAAAGGCAAACGGCAACTTTCTGCACAGGTCGACACATCAAGACAACTGTCACGTGTCAGGATACATGTCGAACGTGTTATAGGGAGATGGAAGAACTCCAGAATTTTGCAGACAAGAATTCCAATGTCACAGGCTGACCTTCTAGatgatattgttattgtgtgtgctagtctcacaaaccttagcaaaagtgttgttccgaaaaaatctaagaaataagggttctgaataataacatcaagtcttgacatttttttattttctcatcagtgatttggagctgtgactatgaattgaatatcagccattaatgatttacttgactattaaagttttgctaataaactactggagttatttgttttttcctcactgattgtgtaaatgtattgattattttctctttttcaagctacaaacatccaacttccacagctgtaaatatgctgcacaaatatacatatattcactatatgtgttgtatatcaaactcagtaatattatagatatattcatccccacaaaccctcaaataaaaataatgaatttacctaaaaataatgaactaagttttaaaaaaacagtattttgcattatatgccttttaatgtttttctttttatcatattagtgggaataggtttctgt
This window of the Cololabis saira isolate AMF1-May2022 chromosome 21, fColSai1.1, whole genome shotgun sequence genome carries:
- the LOC133421591 gene encoding uncharacterized protein LOC133421591, which translates into the protein MILGGPMVSLARGKSRNTPARSYRIQTESGLSLRRNRTDLQLQPTGENTTAQETVQEDMAESTEPADSGPDHADSEISLDHESPDFVPSIFSYTKQNQDPDAKIKRYQRKKKWSERLLFAPPNQPAPAPGTPEESPAWITVLVTPEEVTSMDHSPKDIPVTRTEYNELNLRYTELKSDHVNLQEKYQQLRDENERLKEELKKSTFSYSNIKWNMLSPKANGNFLHRSTHQDNCHVSGYMSNVL